The DNA sequence CCCTCACGGGTCGCCCGGCCGGTCCTTGCTTCTTATCAGCGAGCGCGTTCGGAGCCGATCGCCTGTTTGAAATAACGGAAGAACTCAGAGTCCGGATCGAGCACCAGCATGTCGTTTTTCGAATTGAATACGTTGCGGTAGGCGTCGAGGCTCCGGTACAGGCCATAGAATTCTTCGTCCTGGCCGAAGGCCTGGGCAAAGATATTGGCTGCCGTGGCGTCACCCTGGCCCCGGGTGCGCTCGGCATCACGATACGCCTCGGCCAGAATGACCGTCCGCTGACGATCGGCATCGGCACGGATACGTTCGGCGGCCTCGGCACCCCGGGAGCGCAGGTCCTTGGCTACGCGGCTTCGCTCGGCGCGCATACGCTGGTACACCGAATCGCTGACTTCGGCGGGCAATTCGATGCGTTTGATGCGCACGTCCACCACGTCGATACCGAAATGGGCGACATCCTTCTTAATCCTCCCGGCAATCACGTTCATGATTTCCGAACGCTCACCCGAGATTGCCTCCTGCATGGTGCGCTTGCCGAATTCGGCCCGCAGCCCATCCTTGATCACCTGCGAGAGGCGCAAACCGGCCTGGCGCTCATCACCGCCCGTGGTCTTGTAGAAGCTGGAGACATCGTCGATACGCCACTTGATGAAGGCGTCGACGATGACGTTCTTCTTCTCAAAAGTCAGATAGCGTTCCGGTTCGGAGTCCAGCGTCATGATCCGGTCTTCGAACTTGCGTACGTTATTGATAAACGGGATCTTGAAGTGCAGCCCCGGTTCATAGGTTGCATCCTGGAACTCACCGAGCCGGAACTTCACGGCCTTCTCCCGTTCGTCGACGGTGAACATCGACATGGAGAGCAACCACGCGACTACGGCAACGAGTATCAGGGATACAGTCATTTTAGTGCTCATCGGCGCACCTCCCTACTACGCAGGTTATCTCGGACGTTGGACGCAGGCTGCGAGCCCGAATCGTCCCGACTTCCGAAAGTGCGGGCCAGATTGTCGCCAGACTCGGGCGAGTTCTGGGCGCCCGCAGTAATACCGCGCTGCATCATCTTGTCGATCGGCAGATACATCAGGTTATTACTGTCCTTCGAATCGATCATGATCTTGCTACTGTTGGACAGCACCGATTCCATCGTATCCAGATAGAGACGTTTCCGCATCACTTCCGGTGCCTTGGTGTATTCGGCCAATACATTGGTAAAGCGCGCGGTTTCACCCTCGGCTCTCGCAATCACCTGCTCGCGGTAGGCATTCGCCTCCTCAATGATGCGGGCAGCGCCACCGCGAGCCCGTGGCAGGATATCGTTGGAATAGGCTTCTGCCTCATTTTTCAGGCGCACCTCATCCTCACGAGCCTTGACCGCATCGGCAAAGGCATCCTGTACCTGTTCCGGAGCCTGGGCATCCTGCATGTTGAGCGTCGTGACAATCAGACCGGCCCCATAGGTATCCAGGATCTCCTGAAGCAGTGTCTGGGCCCGCACGACGATTTCGCTACGGCCGCCGGTAATGATGAAGTCCATCTTGCTCTTGCCCACGATCTCGCGAACGGCACTCTCCAGGGACTGGCGCAGTGTCTCGTCCGGGTCGCGAACGTTGAACAGATAGTCCTTCGGATCACCTACCCGGTACTGGACAGCGAACTTGATATCGATAATGTTCTCGTCCTGGGTGAGCATCAGCGCTTCATCGGCCCGGTAGCCGAGTTCGATACTACGGATGGAGTCCACATCGACACGCTCCATCTTGTCGATGAAACGTGGATACCAGTGCAGGCCCGGTCCGGTCGTCGCCTGATAATCACCGAAGCGCAAGACGACGGCGCGCTTACCCTCCTCGACGATGTAGAAACCCGATACCGCCCAGACCACCAGGGCCAGGACCAGCACTACTCCGATCCCGGCTGCTCCCATTCCGCCACCGGAAGCACCGCTTCCGCCGCCGCTGGCACCGCGGCCACCGAACAGACCCTTGAATCTGCTCTGCAGTTTGCGAACAACCTCGTCCAGGTCAGGTGGTCCTTGATCATTGTTACGGCCGCCCCACGGATCTCGCCCGCCGGAGCCACCCGGTTCATTCCAGGCCATTAAGACACTCCAATCGCATATTGCGTGTTAGCACCGGAATTTTTTACGCACTCTGGCAAAAAACTCCGGCTAAGAAAGCACTTCAAATCGGCTGCAAATTCTAGCAGCCCTTCGAACTTGACAATAATCTTCAGCAACATGTTCCTTTCAACTCTCTACACACGCTGGCAGGCGCTGATGGTACAGCGGCTAGGCTAATGGCAACAGGGCTGCAAACTCATCCTGCTTGCGCAGGGACTCGAGGACCTGCGGCTCGATTTCCACTTCCAGCAACCAGTCACCACTGCTGTTGTCGACAGACTCTTCGCGTACGGCACCCGCTTCGTAGAGCCGCGCGCGCAATCGGCCCCCTTCGGGCGGGATGCGCAGGGAACACCGCTCCCGGTAATGCCGAAAATGCTCATCAAGCGCCTCCAGCATGCCGTCCATGCCTGCGCCGTCGGCTGCCGAGAGGTAGACCCGGCGTACTTGGCCCTCAGCGTCGCTCGTGACGCGGGGCCGGCTCTCCGGCAGCAGGTCGATC is a window from the Thiohalomonas denitrificans genome containing:
- the hflC gene encoding protease modulator HflC, which encodes MSTKMTVSLILVAVVAWLLSMSMFTVDEREKAVKFRLGEFQDATYEPGLHFKIPFINNVRKFEDRIMTLDSEPERYLTFEKKNVIVDAFIKWRIDDVSSFYKTTGGDERQAGLRLSQVIKDGLRAEFGKRTMQEAISGERSEIMNVIAGRIKKDVAHFGIDVVDVRIKRIELPAEVSDSVYQRMRAERSRVAKDLRSRGAEAAERIRADADRQRTVILAEAYRDAERTRGQGDATAANIFAQAFGQDEEFYGLYRSLDAYRNVFNSKNDMLVLDPDSEFFRYFKQAIGSERAR
- the hflK gene encoding FtsH protease activity modulator HflK encodes the protein MAWNEPGGSGGRDPWGGRNNDQGPPDLDEVVRKLQSRFKGLFGGRGASGGGSGASGGGMGAAGIGVVLVLALVVWAVSGFYIVEEGKRAVVLRFGDYQATTGPGLHWYPRFIDKMERVDVDSIRSIELGYRADEALMLTQDENIIDIKFAVQYRVGDPKDYLFNVRDPDETLRQSLESAVREIVGKSKMDFIITGGRSEIVVRAQTLLQEILDTYGAGLIVTTLNMQDAQAPEQVQDAFADAVKAREDEVRLKNEAEAYSNDILPRARGGAARIIEEANAYREQVIARAEGETARFTNVLAEYTKAPEVMRKRLYLDTMESVLSNSSKIMIDSKDSNNLMYLPIDKMMQRGITAGAQNSPESGDNLARTFGSRDDSGSQPASNVRDNLRSREVRR